Below is a genomic region from Pseudomonas svalbardensis.
CGGTCGACAGCTTCAAGACCTTGGCGACGATCGTTTGCAGGGTGGTTTCCATCGCATTGCGCGGTTCCACATGGGCGCCTTCGTCGAACTGGTCCGGGTCGGGTAACTGGCGAGTGTCGAGCTTGCCGTTGGGCGTGCGCGGGAAGGTCGCCAGGGTCAGCACCCGGGCCGGCACCATGTACGACGGCAGGCGTTCACCGAGAAAGCGCTTGATCGCTTCCGAGTCCGGCGCGTAGCCATGAGCGGCCAGGATGTAGGCCAGCAGACGCTTGCCGGCGGCGTGCTCCTGCACGATCACTGCGGCTTCGCGCACATCGCTATGGCTGCACAGTTGACGCTCGATTTCCCCGAGTTCGATGCGGTAGCCGCGCAACTTGACCTGATGGTCCTTGCGGCCGAGGAACGCCAGGCGCCCATCAGCCAGCCAGCAGGCCAGGTCGCCGGTGCTGTAGGCGCGGGTGCCATCGGCCAGGGTGACGAAGGCCTTGGCGGTTTCTTCGGGCTTATTGCGATAACCCCGCGCCAGGGTTGGGCCGGCGAGGACGATTTCGCCCGGTTCGCCGATGCCGCTGGTGACGCCGTGTTCGTTCAGTACGCGCAGGTCCATGCCGGCAATCGGCCGGCCAATGGTCAACGCCCGGCTCGGGTCCAGCACTTCATAAGTGGCCCAGACCGTGGCTTCGGTGGGGCCGTATTCATTCACTAGTCGCGCGTGCGGCAAGGTTTTGCTGTGCTGGGCGATCAACGATGGCGGGCAGGCTTCACCGGCGACAATCCAGCACTCAAGGCTGTCGACAGCCCCGGCACGCTGTAACTGATCGAGCAAGGCCTGATACAGCGACGGCAGCGATAGACCGTGGCTGACCCGATGCTGGGCAATCAACTGCGCCAGACGGGCCATCTCAAGCTCTTCGCCGGTCGCTGGCAGCACCAGACGCCCGCCCTGGGCCAGGGTCCAGAAGATCCCGGCGACCGAGCTGTCGAAGGCAAACGATGACAGCAGCAGGTAGGCGCGCACCGGCGCCTCATAAGCGGCCATGCGTACCTGCGTGGAGAAACTCAGTGCACCGTGGCTGATTTCCACGGCTTTCGGTGCGCCGGTGGAACCGGAGGTGTAAATCAGGTACGCCAGGTCATCCGCGTCGGGCATGGGCAGTGGCGGCAGGTCGTTGGTGTTGGAGGTCGTCAGGTCATCCAGCACGAAGCGTTGCAGGCTGGCGGGCACGCTGTCGGCCAGCTCGGCGCTGACCACGATGTGTGCAATGGCGCTGTCGGCGAGCATGTAGGCGCGGCGATCCGCCGGGTAGGTCGGATCAACCGGCACGTAAGCGCCACCGGCCTTCAATACCGCAAGCATGGCGATGATGGCGGCGTTGCTGCGGGCGAACAGAATGCCGACGGGCACGCCCGGACCGATCCCGGCCGCCGCCAGTTGATGGGCCAGATAAGTCGCGCAGGCATCGAGCTGGGCGTAGCTCAGGTCGCCGTCCTTGTCGCTGAGCGCGATAGCGTTCGGTTGCTGCTGAACCTGACGGGCAATCAGCTCGACCAGGGTCACCGGTTCAATCGACGGCAAGCTCGGTTGGGCACCGATGATCTGTGCCTGAAGCGGTCCGTTCAGTGGCAGATGAGCCCAGGCTTGCTGCGGTTCGGCCAACGCGCCCAGCAGCAGTTGCAGCCATTGTTCGGCGAGACAGGCCGCCGCTTCGGCGCTTAGCGTGTGGCGGTCGTAAACGATGTGGGCCTGAAGGCTGTCGGGCAATTGTCGTACATTCAGGCAGGCCTTTACCGGGTTCATTACAGCGCTGGCAAAACGTTCCTGGGCATCGCCCGAACGCCAGGCAAAGGCGTAACCACCATTGAGGTTCTGGGTGTAATAGTCCTGCCAGCCAACAGTCCGTTCGACCGTGGCGCCGACATGTTTGCTTTGCTCCAGTAGGGTCGTCTGAGCATCCAGATCGATGCGCACCGGCAGGCACTGCTCGAACAAACCCAAAGCGTTTTCCAGTTCCGGGCCACGGCTTTCGTGGATCAATGTGATCGGGACCTGCTGCTGGCCGGCGAGTCGTCCGAGTACTGCGGCCCAGGCAGTCAGCATCAGGTTTGAGGTCAGGGCCGGGTGGCGGGCGAGATCGGTGGGGACTGCGATCTCCATATGTGCCGGCACAAATCCGCTGCCGATGGTGTCTTCAAGCGACAGCTGCAAGGTCGGCTGTTCGGTTTCGCTCAAAGGTTTCCAGAAGTTCACGCCCGGATGGTCCGGCTCGTCTTCCGTCAGGCTCCAGCGCCACTCGGCGTAATCGGCGTATTGCAGCGATTCGGACAGGTCGGGTTGGGTGTCTTGCAGCAATACGCCCGCCAGCAGTTTCAGGCTGGCGAGGTCGAAGTGGCTGCTGGCGGCGGCCAGGTCCAGCACCGATTGTTCGTTCGACAGTTGCACCAGCGTCACGGCGAGCGGATTCGTCCAGTCGCGGGCCTGCGCGGCAAGGCGGGTCAACTCGATTTCCTGTTCGGCGCAGCTGCGCTGACGCAAGTCCTGAACGGTCACCGCCAGTGCGCAGTTGTCGTGAATCACTTGCACCGGGTGGCGCAGGCCCGGCACCGGCATCAGGCGCGTGCGCAGGATTTCACTGTCGGCCATCAGCGCCAGCAGACGGCTGTTCAGCGCGTCGGCGTCCACCGGCCGGGATAACGACCACTGCAAATGGCAACTGAACGAGTGTTCGACCGCGTCGTTGATGTGCGGGTACACCGATGCCTGTTGCGGCGAAATACGAAAACCTTGAAGTCCGCTCATGTTCAACTCGACTAAAAATGGGGCTTGAAACTGGGGCACGACAGCGGCGCTGAGGCTCGCCGAACAGATGTCAGGCAGCCTCTGGCGAGCAACGGGTGCACCCGCTGAAAGTCAGACGGCAACGTCACTCTGCAGCAGGGCTTCGGCCATGCCCGTCATGATTGCGCGCTTGCCGGTGAAGGGTTCACGACCGTGTACCGCGAGCATGTTGTCGATGAACAACACGTCGCCCTGCTGCCAACTGAACCGCACCAGCGAGTCGAGGTAGGCTGCTCGCAGGGACTCCAGTACTTGCGGTTCGATCGGTTCGCCGTCGCCATAAAAGGTGTTGGTAGGCAGGTCGAGGTCGTTGAAGTTGC
It encodes:
- a CDS encoding non-ribosomal peptide synthetase, with the translated sequence MSGLQGFRISPQQASVYPHINDAVEHSFSCHLQWSLSRPVDADALNSRLLALMADSEILRTRLMPVPGLRHPVQVIHDNCALAVTVQDLRQRSCAEQEIELTRLAAQARDWTNPLAVTLVQLSNEQSVLDLAAASSHFDLASLKLLAGVLLQDTQPDLSESLQYADYAEWRWSLTEDEPDHPGVNFWKPLSETEQPTLQLSLEDTIGSGFVPAHMEIAVPTDLARHPALTSNLMLTAWAAVLGRLAGQQQVPITLIHESRGPELENALGLFEQCLPVRIDLDAQTTLLEQSKHVGATVERTVGWQDYYTQNLNGGYAFAWRSGDAQERFASAVMNPVKACLNVRQLPDSLQAHIVYDRHTLSAEAAACLAEQWLQLLLGALAEPQQAWAHLPLNGPLQAQIIGAQPSLPSIEPVTLVELIARQVQQQPNAIALSDKDGDLSYAQLDACATYLAHQLAAAGIGPGVPVGILFARSNAAIIAMLAVLKAGGAYVPVDPTYPADRRAYMLADSAIAHIVVSAELADSVPASLQRFVLDDLTTSNTNDLPPLPMPDADDLAYLIYTSGSTGAPKAVEISHGALSFSTQVRMAAYEAPVRAYLLLSSFAFDSSVAGIFWTLAQGGRLVLPATGEELEMARLAQLIAQHRVSHGLSLPSLYQALLDQLQRAGAVDSLECWIVAGEACPPSLIAQHSKTLPHARLVNEYGPTEATVWATYEVLDPSRALTIGRPIAGMDLRVLNEHGVTSGIGEPGEIVLAGPTLARGYRNKPEETAKAFVTLADGTRAYSTGDLACWLADGRLAFLGRKDHQVKLRGYRIELGEIERQLCSHSDVREAAVIVQEHAAGKRLLAYILAAHGYAPDSEAIKRFLGERLPSYMVPARVLTLATFPRTPNGKLDTRQLPDPDQFDEGAHVEPRNAMETTLQTIVAKVLKLSTVSVTENFFAIGGDSILSLQVVAQAHEQGIALSAKHVFERQTIAAMAEVAQPLAAIAVEPQPDSTEFSASGMSDDEMQALMAELNEADL